Proteins from a single region of Plasmodium brasilianum strain Bolivian I chromosome 13, whole genome shotgun sequence:
- a CDS encoding serine/threonine protein phosphatase PP1, with the protein MALEIDIDNVISKLIEVRGTRPGKNVNLTENEIKILCLSSREIFLNQPILLELEAPIKICGDIHGQFYDLLRLFEYGGFPPDANYLFLGDYVDRGKQSLETICLLLAYKIKYPENFFLLRGNHECASINRIYGFYDECKRRYSVKLWKTFIDCFNCLPVAAIIDEKIFCMHGGLSPELNNMEQIRKITRPTDVPDNGLLCDLLWSDPEKEINGWGENDRGVSFTFGQDVVHNFLRKHELDLICRAHQVVEDGYEFFAKRQLVTLFSAPNYCGEFDNAGAMMSVDETLMCSFQILKPVEKKKTAN; encoded by the exons ATGGCATTAGAAATAGATATAGATAATGTAATATCAAAACTAATAGAAGTTAGAGGAACTAGACCAGGAAAAAACGTTAATTTGacagaaaatgaaataaaaatattatgcttATCAAGtagagaaatttttttaaatcaacCTATATTACTAGAATTAGAAGCACCAATCAAAATATGTGGAGATATTCATGGTCAATTTTATGACTTGTTAAGATTGTTTGAATATGGCGGATTTCCGCCGGATgcaaattatttgtttttag GAGATTATGTTGATAGAGGAAAACAGAGTTTAGAAACAATATGTTTACTACTagcatataaaattaaatatccagaaaatttttttttattgaggGGAAATCATGAGTGTGCATCAATTAACAGAATATATGGTTTTTATGATGAGTGTAAAAGAAGATATAGTGTTAAATTATGGAAAACTTTTATTGATTGTTTCAACTGCTTACCTGTTGCAGCAATAATTGacgaaaaaattttttgtatgcATGGCGGATTATCGCcagaattaaataatatggaACAAATTCGAAAAATAACAAGGCCAACAGACGTTCCTGACAATG GCTTATTATGCGATTTATTATGGTCTGACccagaaaaagaaattaatggGTGGGGAGAAAACGACCGAGGAGTTTCATTCACATTTGGTCAAGATGTCGTTCATAACTTTTTAAGAAAACATGAATTAGATTTAATTTGCAGGGCACATCAA gTGGTAGAAGATGGCTATGAGTTTTTTGCAAAAAGGCAATTAGTTACCTTATTTTCCGCTCCCAACTATTGTGGAGAATTTGATAATGCCGGTGCTATGATGAGTGTTGATGAAACATTAATGTGTTCATTTCAA attTTAAAGCcagttgaaaaaaaaaaaacagctaACTAA